A genomic region of Rhipicephalus sanguineus isolate Rsan-2018 chromosome 1, BIME_Rsan_1.4, whole genome shotgun sequence contains the following coding sequences:
- the LOC119379548 gene encoding solute carrier family 25 member 35 — translation MRPSALANWNVGYASRRWPNGDVWSGRLLAAGSAYLEEHTNEPVTNIAVGAIAACSASFVTHPIEVAKLRIQLQGELQPAIAERSARGRPVYRNTLQSIYTIYRYDGILAVYRGLLTNLGYQLLANGLRLGIYQISEDLGLTQDRHLEPSIFLSAIFGGVSGAIGAFVSSPLFLLKTHLQLHSSTAAIAVGYQHGYGSAHAELVKIYKTQGVWRGLWRATSSNVLRLSTGSALQLSTFSGFKSFLDTAVEGRERYFFINTLMAAFLSGLASAPFIAVLDVLRARMYAQPSNPRGEGIYYSSIRDCVIKIKQTEGLRGLWRGVGGAFFYTMTSSVITLVSWEEIKKEVDEDRQESLYDILDYGIH, via the exons atgcgtCCGTCGGCGTTAGCGAACTGGAACGTCGGCTACGCATCCCGGCGGTGGCCCAACGGCGACGTTTGGTCGGGGCGGCTGTTGGCTGCGGGGAGCGCCTACTTGGAGGAGCACACCAACGAGCCGGTGACGAACATCGCGGTGGGCGCCATCGCCGCCTGTTCGGCCTCCTTCGTTACGCACCCGATCGAGGTGGCCAAGCTGCGCATACAGCTGCAGGGGGAGCTCCAGCCGGCGATTGCAG AGAGGTCGGCGCGGGGACGCCCCGTGTACCGAAACACCCTGCAATCTATTTACACGATATACCGGTATGACGGCATCCTCGCCGTTTATCGGGGGCTTTTGACGAACCTCGGCTACCAGCTACTGGCCAACGGCTTGCGCCTGGGCATCTACCAGATCAGCGAGGACCTCGGCTTGACGCAGGACAGACACCTGGAGCCCAGCATCTTCCTGAGCGCTATCTTCGGCGGCGTGTCCGGCGCCATTGGGGCCTTCGTGAGCTCGCCTCTTTTCTTGCTCAAGACGCACCTACAG CTGCACTCGTCAACAGCGGCCATCGCTGTTGGCTACCAGCACGGCTACGGAAGTGCGCACGCAGAGCTGGTAAAGATCTATAAGACGCAAGGTGTCTGGAGGGGCCTCTGGCGCGCCACTTCCTCCAACGTGCTGCGGCTGTCTACGGGATCGGCGCTTCAATTGTCCACATTCAGCGGTTTCAAGAGTTTTCTGGACACTGCGGTGGAAGGCCGTGAGCGGTACTTCTTCATCAACACGCTTATGGCGGCCTTCTTGTCGGGACTCGCATCGGCGCCCTTCATCGCGGTCTTGGACGTGCTACGGGCGCGCATGTACGCGCAGCCTTCCAACCCGCGCGGCGAAGGCATATACTACAGCAGCATTCGGGACTGCGTCATCAAGATCAAGCAGACGGAAGGACTTCGAGGCCTGTGGCGAGGCGTCGGCGGGGCTTTTTTCTACACGATGACGTCTTCCGTTATCACGCTGGTCTCCTGGGAAGAGATCAAGAAGGAGGTTGACGAAGACCGACAGGAGTCTCTCTATGACATCCTTGATTACGGCATTCACTGA
- the LOC119399288 gene encoding solute carrier family 25 member 35: MAEVAVAAVASCSASLITHPIEVAKIRIQLQGELQPPIKDKSGRMRPVYRNVPQALYTVARHDGILAIYRGLLPGLGYQLLANGLRLGMFQTIEDFGFTLDENLEPSIRLSAISGGIAGAVGAFAGSPLFLLKTHMQVHCATASIAVGYQHGFRTARAAFMHIYRTQGLWNGLWRATSANILRISTGSALQLSTFIGFKTLLNTATEGRERYFFINTVLAALISGLVSAPFIATVDVLRARMYAQPSNARGEGLYYRSIWDCVRKIKRTEGLRGLAKGIGGAFLYTLTTSSITLISWDELKNARRERRHSRDYYIDFGYQ; encoded by the exons ATGGCGGAGGTAGCAGTCGCCGCTGTGGCCTCGTGTTCGGCCAGCCTGATCACACATCCCATCGAGGTAGCCAAGATCCGCATCCAGCTGCAAGGAGAACTGCAGCCGCCAATCAAAG ACAAGTCGGGGCGGATGCGGCCGGTGTACCGTAACGTGCCCCAGGCGCTGTACACGGTCGCCCGCCACGATGGCATCCTCGCCATCTACCGCGGCCTGCTGCCGGGCTTGGGGTACCAGCTGCTGGCAAATGGGCTGCGGCTGGGCATGTTCCAGACCATCGAAGACTTCGGCTTCACGCTGGACGAAAACCTCGAGCCCAGCATCCGCCTGAGTGCTATCTCCGGCGGAATAGCCGGTGCCGTTGGGGCGTTTGCCGGCTCGCCGCTTTTTCTTCTGAAGACACACATGCAG GTGCACTGTGCCACAGCGTCCATCGCTGTCGGTTACCAGCATGGCTTCAGGACTGCGAGAGCGGCCTTCATGCACATCTACCGGACGCAGGGCCTGTGGAACGGCCTATGGCGCGCCACCTCGGCCAACATACTGCGCATCTCCACGGGATCGGCGCTGCAGCTGTCCACTTTCATCGGCTTCAAGACGCTGCTCAACACGGCCACCGAGGGTCGCGAGCGCTACTTCTTCATCAACACGGTGCTGGCGGCGCTCATCTCGGGCCTTGTGTCGGCGCCTTTCATCGCTACCGTCGACGTGCTCCGGGCACGCATGTACGCGCAGCCGTCGAACGCGCGAGGCGAAGGCCTCTACTATCGTAGTATATGGGACTGCGTGCGCAAGATCAAGCGTACCGAGGGCCTGCGCGGTCTTGCCAAGGGAATCGGTGGTGCTTTCCTCTACACGCTCACCACCTCGTCCATTACACTCATCTCGTGGGACGAGCTCAAgaacgcccgcagggaacgccgCCACTCGAGGGACTACTACATCGACTTCGGGTACCAGTGA